GCCCACCGAGGGTAGGACACTCCATTGTAGGTAATTTCCGTGTTGTACGCAATAGTTGTGAAGAAAATAAACTTTGGATTGACGTTCGCTTAAAACTACTGTCACCCATTTAAAAAAAGAACTCTACTTACTATTAGTATAAGCGGTGTAATGTACTTCCAAGCGACTATCCAGTACCACTCGATCCGTTTACCGATCATAAATTCAATATCCCGTACATACTCGTGGACACCGTAGATCCATGCTACGGCCACAATTTCCACTATACACACTAAAATGACAGAAATCGAGGCCGCGTACCAATCGAACAATTGCAGCAAGTACATTCCTCCCTGAAAAGGTTCAAAATGTGAGAAAAAACGGTTTTAAAAAGCGGAGTGAAACCTACCTGGGTCGTAAACAAAATCGATAACAGAAACATCGAAAAGCATGTCCCGAATGTAATCCAACGCTTGTGAATTCTCAGCTTTGGGTAGACATCAACCACCGATGATAGAACAGCttcgatttgtacaaactataTAAAATTTATATTCATTTTGTGAAACAAATTTTCCCGATTCGAACTAACCATACTATCGACGCCCAGTAAAAACAGCATCACGAAGAACAAGCAGGCCCAAAGCTGTGGGAATGGCAGCATGCCGATGGCTTCTGGATAGGTAACAAAGGCCAACCCAGGTCCGCCGGTGGCAACAGTAGACACCGGAAGTCCGGTTTGATCTGAAACATTCTAAGTCCTATCATGTTTGTGTGATTGAAAAAACATTTCTTCGAACTTACGTGATAAGTATCCTAACACCGAAAACACTACGAACCCCGCAAAGATGCTAGTTCCACAGTTCACGATCGGAATCAATATCGCATCGAATTTGGTATTGTTTTTAAACTGGTTGTAGCTGGCCATGTTAACTATTCCTCCCCATCCGGGTCCAAGtgagaaaaaaatctgaatCGCCGCATCTGCCCAAACCTTCAGATTGCTCAGTTCGTTCCACTTAGGCATAATGTAGAACCGAACACCTTCCATCGCCCCCGGTAGGGTCATACCACGAACGAACAAAACGGCGAGAATCACGAACGGAAAGGTTGCCGTGAAGTACACCACCTTGCCGACGGATTTCACTCCATTGACGAGGCAGGCAAAGATCACTAACCATGCGATCACGTCACAGACCAGCAGTGGCCGCACTATGTGACCGGGAGAATCGATCCCGTCCGATATTTGAAGGATATCGTTGCTGTTGAAAGAAAAAGGAATTGTTTGAAGTTTTGTAATTGTGACAAAAGTATACTCAACTGGAAGAATTCATCTGCAGGAGTCCGCATTCGTTCCGACGGTGCCAACATACTGTTATTCATCAGCACCTCTAGATCATCGGGGCCGTTCAGTTCTAGACATCTCGGTGTGTTCCaaggattttgacagttctccCATGGGAGCTGAGCCCGAAGCGATTTCCACAAAAACAGAATCGGATAAGCAATGATCACGTTATAGTATGCAGTGCATATGAAGTTGATCACTACAATTGCCAGCCCCGCACCCTTCAGTAGTGGAACTATGTTAAACACTGTCACACATCCCGTTCCGGAAAATTGTCCCAGACACACTTCAAGAAAGAACAACGGAATTCCACATAGAAACAGCATCAACAGGTAAGGCACTAAAAATGCTCCGCCGCCACTTCTGTAGCAAAGATACGGAAACCGCCAGACGTTTCCGATTCCAATTGCGTAACCCATGCACGACAAAATAAATTCCGTTTTAGAAGCCCAGCTTCCTCTCGGATTTACAGACGCCATGCTACTCACATGAAACCAAACCGTCAACTGATTAACGACCAGAGCCGTGCGTTCGAGACACTCTTCTTTAATAGGATAATTCGTTCGGATATAAGGTTCAACTAGAACAATCTGCCCTGCATTTTACTAACGTTTATTGACGCTACGTCAGAGCGCCGTAGGAAAAATACAAAACATTCGATCCCAGCTACAGTGTAAAGTTATTTATAATCTCCACGAGTGCAGGATTTTCCAACATTGTGATGTGACTTCCCTCGATTGTATGCAACGTTATCGATCCCGTCGTACAATTGGAGAGTCCGTAATCGCTTTCGATATCCGCGACGGAAACATCCGTCGGTCGAACCAGTGTGATCGGCATATCCAGCGGCTGATCTTCCTCCAGACCTAATTGAGCGGTCATTTGTATCCTTCGTAGTAAAGCCTTCGCCATCTTGCGCGTATAGTTGGGAGAGTACACGTGTTGATCCTTTGCCAATTCGATCAATTTCTCGATTCCCTCGTCGTACGAAGGTGTCTGCAGTATGGAGAGTATTTTCTCAACCGGTTGGTTCGGGATCGCGAATGAAATGATGAGAAACATGAGTTTTCGCTGGAATTCTTCCAAATTATCTCCCATTTGCTGCAAGGCTAGAAGTTTCATGAATTTCGGAGCTCCGTCCAGCAGCAGAAGTTTTCCGTGCATTCCTCTAGCCTGTAGACGCTTGGCGACTTCCACTGTTATCAAGGAACCGAATGAATAGCCTACGATCGCATAGTTATCGTATCCGGTGAAGACGTTGCACAGTTCCTCGACCACACAGTCAACTATGGCCGGAATACTATCGCATTCCAAGGTACTCATTAACTGTAGGATGAAGACTGGTGTATTCAGTTTCTCAGCGATCGTACACCACACATTACCGGCCACACCTTCAAGACCGGGAATTATTAGAACTGGGCGACCTTCGTCTTGGACACCGGAGGATGGCAAACGAAGAATCGTCGTATCGCTATTTGTTTCATCACCCAAATTTCTTAACAACATTTGCACACCAACCACAACCTCAACATTTTCCTTACTGTCCTTGTTCAACTCATCCTGCTTCCTTTCTTCATCTAACTTCAATAACTTCGAAAAAGTCAACGTCCTCAACTCCTGGGGAGAAAGCACCAATTCAAAGTCTCTCTCGAGAACCTGCTTGATTTCCACCGCCATCAACGAATCCATTCCAATATCCGCCAAGGTGCTCTCCATGGAAACGGACTTCAACTCCCGGATGCTCATGATGTTCATAACGGCTTCGATGATGTTTTTCGAAGCACCTCCGACCCGCTTCTCCGCTACCACCATACTTGCCACGATCGGCTGCTCACAGGTCAGTAATCGATCTAGCTCTTGCAGACACGAAGAAATTCTCTGCTGCAGCGTTCCACCAATCTCCATGTCCACCCTATCTTCTGCCATGTCGGCAACTAATCCAACCTCTCCAATCGCTCCCCATTGTATCGCCTTTGCCGGCAACCCCTGGGCATGCCTTCGTTCGATAATTCGCTCCATGATAGAGTTCGCCATACCGTAGTTACTCTGTCCAGCATTTCCTCGACCACAGGAAACACTAGAGAACACTACAAACTGCTTCAACTGCGGACACAGCTCCCGGCTAACCACATCCAAATATTCGGTAGCATACGCTTTGGGGGCAAAGCACTCACCATACATTTCCGGTGTCTGATTATCTAGAATAGCGTCACGCAGTTGAACAGCAAGGTTGTATATAGCCGACACTGTTCCGAGTTCGGAAGCTTTCCGTAGTAACACACGGCAACCATCAAGGCTAGCGATGTTAGCGGTACACACCAGCACCTGAACTCCATATGTTCTCCACATCCTGGAAACGCATTCGATTTTAGATAATGATGTTAGTTTAGTCAGCTATTCAACTCACCGGATTCTGTATTCCTGGTAGGATTTTGTTATACCTCTGCTTGAGCTCAAAACTATTCTGCGGCAGCCTCTCATAATCAACCAGTCGGCCAACTCCAACCCAAATCCACCCAGTCCACCAATCACGACATGCACGTGCTCCGGGTTACAGTAAACCCTCGGGACATACTGAATCGGAAGTGTGTCCAGATCGGTTTCATTTTCTCGTATCTTTAACAAAACTTTCCCCATGTGCTTTCCACTAGCCAGAAATCTCATGGCCTGCTCTACATCAACCGCATCAAACACGGTTCGACTCAATGGTCTTACTATACCGGTAGCCAGAAAACGTAACATTCGTTGATAGTAAGCCTGGAAGAATAGATAGTTAGTTTTTTTATATAGAACGACGAAATTTGAATTAAGATCTTACTAATTTATAGTCTCGATTTTCGTTGAACATCAGATCGAGCATAACACTCGTGAATGTTAAACCTTTCTGCATCACACTCATTGCTATCTTGGAGTTCCTGGCCATATCGTATTTTCCAATCTCCAAGAAATGACCCCCCTTCCCTAGACAACGTATCGAGGCTTGCAGTTTCTCCTCAGCTAGCGAATTCAGCACATAGTCGACACCCTTACCATTGGTTCTGATTTTGATCATCTGCTCGAATGAAATATCCCTGGAATTACCGATGTTTTCCTTCTTCAACTCCGGGAATTGTTTCAGCAAAAACTGTTTCTTCTCCTCCGTACTAACGGTGGTAAATACATTCAATCCTTCAGCCAGTGCCACCTGTATCGCTGCCTGTCCAACACCTCCACTGCCGGCGTGGATAAGAACCGATTTACCCTTCTGAATCTGGATGCACATGTAGAAAGCAATGCAAACCGTTCCATAAACAACTGGGATCGTGCAGGCTTCCTCCATTGTCCACCCATCCGGTACCGGATAAGTCAGTAAGGGATCACAGTTGACCATCGTCGCCAATCCTCCACTAGAAGCGATTCCCATAACTCTCCTACCGTCCTCTAGAACTCCAGCAAACTCGTACCCCAACTCACATTCCTCATCCAGTCGATTAGAAGTGAGAACATCCGAGGACAATCTACCCGTAGCCACCATTACGTCTCGGAAATTCAACGCACTGTAAACCACACGAACTTTGTTCGGCCTATTAGAACATTCATTCAAGGGCCCTGTAAACCACATCATCGAGGATAAGTCACCCTTCACTAAACCGTTCGCGTAGCAGTGATTGGTCACGGATTCCGTTTTCCTAACACTGGTCAACAGCGCATGACGATAACCACCCCATTTCCCATGCTTGAACACGTTCACCGCCAAGCCTAAATTAAGCTGCTTCTGGTAGAAAGGATCATTCAATGAGAACGGAGGTGCCTTGGGGTCATCCACGAAAACACAGCGAACATTCTGTAGCTTTGGCTCTTTTCGAATGCAATTTACGAGTCCAATAATACCCGATATCGAATCGTTTTGAGCGTACAAAATAACCGGCCGAAATTTGACGGCTTTCTTCAGTTCTGTCAACCAGTTGAATTCCTTCATTTGTACCTGTATTGCTGCGGGAGTTTCGCTCAACGAACGGCTGCTGCACTGAAGTAATAAGAATGTTTCTTCCTGATCTATGCGAAACGTAGCTATAAGATTAAATTCACTTGGTGGCCGAAAAGAATTCGTGTCAAACTTGGCAGCCTCTCGGATCAAAAGAAATCCAACATCTACCAGGCAGGCTTTAGCGTCCTTTAGAAAACTCGCATCAGCTAGTTTGTTGTCCGAGATTAGAAACAGTGAGTTAGTTTGATCGGATAGTTTCTCATTCTTAAGAACAACATTGTTCACTTCCATTTGTTTTGCTGTGAGTAATGTTAAACTGGACTGAACCAAGGGTAGATCAGCGATAGCTTCTCCAAATAGATGACTCAAAACTGGAAGTCCATCACTATGCACTTCAGTTACCGCAACCGACAGCATCGGTACGTTTTCCAAGGCCAACTGAACACACATCCTAACCGCTTCCAGCGAAGAAACCGGGCAATCAGAGCTATACGGGATGAACTGATATGTTTCCAGTATCGGTACACCGGGAGGATTTCTTCGTCCAATGATATTGACCCGGGGATTGGAAATGACTACCCCTCCGCAAACTGAAACGTTGGTTCTGGTGCAGCATCTAACGTCGAAATATTCCCGCCCCTGATCATCTTTCTTCAGTGCCTGTAGATGATCTTTCGGAcatattgaaactttttcgatAGCCGTTGGAACCATCAACGAACGCGTGTCTACAGCGACAATTCCGACCTGTAGAATACAGTCCATCAACGCTACCCAGCTACCTTTCCACTCGATTTTAGCCTCGGATCCATCGACCCTAGTTTCCAGGACCGATTTAAACAATCCAGAATAGTGATAACCTCGCAGACGAAGTTCTTTGTAGAAATCTCTAGTCTGCATCATTGTTGCCGTAGACACCTCTTCAATAATTTCTTCCTTGGCAGATGAATCGTGACTTCGTGCATATCCTGTCACCACTGCAGTGACTCCTTCCAatatctataaaataaaaaaatagttcaaGGGTAACCGAGCTCAATTCGTTCCAGTGTCATACCTCAAAATACCCCGATGCTGCTTGATACGATACAACCAGGTTAACCCTTTGACCCTTGGCGATTGTAGTGGCCCGTAGAAACTGCACGTCCTCGAACTCAATGGAAAAGTGAAGCAGTTCACAGTGGGAAAGATGTGCCAGTAGATCCCAAACCAGCTGCAGATAACCGGTGGCCGGGAACAGCACGCGTCCATCGATGCAATGGCCCACTATGTACTTGTAGTCCTCATCGGTCAGCGCAATTTTAAAGTCCAGAATATTGGACTTGCTTGTCTCGTCCCAACCATAGCGAACAACGTACGCATCCTCGCGGTGATCCCAACGAATCAGTGGTGAAATCATGGTTGTTCCACGTGAAACCGGAAACTCAACCGTCGGATAGAGTTTGGCAACCTGAAGGTTCTGGGTGGTGAGATGTAAGCTGAAAgaaatcatagtaagccatgatGATACACTTATCTCGAAGCTACTGTCTTACTGCCCAATTCTGCTAAGCAACCGGCTAACAGCGTCTGAAGAGTCCAGGCCTCGCGGAAGATAATTCGATTTGTAATTTAATATCTTCAGCACCTTTTCGCAAGATTGGGAACTACCAAGTTCAAAAACGTGAGCATTCCTGGGGATCCGATCCAGAAGGTTAACAATGCACACTGCATTATGCAGCTTCGGTGTATGAAAAATAGACGATGTTTGTGGTAGCTTAGCGTTGAACCATTTCGATGACGGAATAACCGCTCGGGACAATACAGAATTCATTGTCTGGCGAAGTTTGTTGGATATTGATCCTTCCATTGGAGGTTCAGAACTTAGGATTATAAAGGCCAGTTCTTCCGCAACATAACCGGCAGAATTGAGCTGTCGGATTTGTTCGAACGTGGTCTGATTAGAAACAGCAATAACACCAAATCCTGACGAGGCATTCTTAACCATACCCTTCAGAATAACTTGATCTAGCttgttattaatttttacgAAAACACTGCAATCGCTAACTGCCTTACTCTCCGTGTACACTAGGCCATGCCAAAAAGCTACTCGAATTACCTGTTCCAAGCTCAAGTTACGATCTAGATAAGCACAGGTAAATTGACCCACGGAGTGTCCCCCATAGAAATCAAACTTTACTCCGATCGAGTTCAACAAGTCAACGAAAGCCAGCTGAAGCACAACCGTTCCGACCATACTGTTCAAGATGGGTTCTCTACCGGTGTATTTCTTGAACAAGTCAAATTTTAAAGTTTGTAAAACTCCTTGACATTTTGCCAAAGTTGCCTCAACTTGGACAAATTGTCTTAGCTCGTCCAACTCCAGTCTCCATCGACGATTAATTCCGCCGAAAATCGCCACCAACGGTAGTGGTTCCAGCTGAATTCTTGCAATGTTCGACTCTTGCAAAATcgctgatttttctccattcttTCGATAAATACCGTAACCACGGTAACGATGACCAGGGATCGCCTGCTTTTGAATATTGTACAGTAGAGCAATAAACTCACTATCCAAGGGACGTTCCGCAATATCTCGGAGCATAACTTCCACGGCCTCCTTTGTTCTTCCGGACCACACCACCAACCTTGGAAGCTCGTCCGCTGGTAAACCGAGCCGCTTCTTCTCTTTAGAATTTCTGAACAACAAAGCATGCGCATTTGCTCCACCGAAACCAAACGAATTGATGCCAACAAGTGGACCAGGTAACGGAGTCACTTCAGCTACCACCTTCAATCGACCCTCAACCAACGAAAGAATGGATGGTTTATTTTCGTTGAAATTAATATTGGGAGGAATCAAACCGTTCTCCAAGGCGATAATGCACTTTGCTATAGAACACACTCCCGCGGATGCCTCCGAGTGTCCAATGCTGGATTTCACAGATCCCACCAACAATGGACCGGTTCGTCCGGTGCAATAAACCTTATCCAACGCATCGCACTCCTCTGGATCTCCGACCATCGTACCGGTACTATGGGCTTCAACGTAATTCACTTTTATCGGATTGATACCTACTTCACTGTAGAATTCAGATAACAACTGTTGCTGTACAACCCCAGATGGGTAGGTGATCCCCTCGGACTTGAAACCATCGCAATTAGTCTTCGAATGAAGCAGGTGACCGTAGATACGCTTGGCGTCTTTGGCTTTTTGAAGGAATACAGAACACACAGCTTCCGCGCGAGTATAACCGGAACCATTTTTGTCGAACGGTCTGCAATATCCGTCCTTCGCCAACACTCCCAGCAGCGCAAATTGGTACGTAATAAACGGATGCATAGTCAGGTTACTTCCCATGACTATAGCAGCATCGCACTCCCCATTCTTGATACACCTGTACGCGATATCCAGCGCGTACATCGAACTACTGCAAGCCGTATCCATCACCATCGAAGGTCCTCTGAAATCCATTGTGTAAGATACCCGATTCGCAAGCTGCGACTTAGCACTCCTAAAatcaacatttgaattaaaaccCTTTTATCTTCTACCTCCCCATCACTAATTCTCACCCCAGCACACCTAGACCATCCGGTGGGCACGAAACGTAGTACATCCGTACTTCTGTCTCCGAGAAACACAAGCCGCAGAAAACACCCGTTCGCGAACCACGCATACTCTCCGGGTTCACTCCGGCATCCAGTATCGCTTCGTACGTGTGCTCGAGAAGGATGCGCTGCTGCGGATCCATTGTATCGCGTTGCCGTCGGTCGTAGCCGAAAAACTCCCGATCAAACTTGCCCAAATTGTTAACCTTACCGGCGCGCCGCGGCACATCCGGCAACGTGTGTTTGAACCGTACCTCCGAATCGTCCACCAAATCACGCTTCTCGTACAGATTACGCGCTAACTCTCGCATGCTGTCCGACTGCGGAAACCGCCCGGAGATTCCCGATATCACAATACTCTCATCGGAGCCAACCGGTAGCACTTTGGGTGAAGGCATTTTTCTTGGTTCACAACGACACGGTGCGATTGTAGCTAATTGATTAAGTGACGGTAATTTGCCACCAGCCAATTTATAGTCAAGTTCAGAAAGCACGTGATGATCTGCACCGGTGACCCGAAGGTGCAACAGACATTAGAAATTCTAATTTCACCATCACCGGTCAGGGACAGGCTGGACTCTGGTGCAGTTTGTGCCATTAGACATGGATGCACTTCGATGGTAGCTGTCTGGGTGCTTAGAACAGTTTAAGTTCATTACTTTTTCTTCAAGTTCCTTCCAGGGTTCTATGCATTTCGTACGTTTTCTCTGATTTTGAAGCTCAAGGACCTTGTTTATTCTTAGTCGCTATTATGTATGCATTCGTTTCAGTGTCACTGTAATATTCTCCGTGTATACACAAATGTCAGTTAAGGACcaactgagaacgcctcaatcagcggccatcttggaaaacgaaaaagtaattttttctcACACGATTCTTtataaaaatgaatcaatgtattcggggcattggtagagtattactgattgcttttcataaagatttttccaacggtgtgagaaaaaactgcttttttcgttttccaagatggccgctattccaagctttctcagttgaaccttgaAATAAAGACGTCAATAAATATATACGCCTGCCGTGTTGGAACTCGATAATAAATCGGTGttctaaatttttttctgaaataatTCTTCCGATATAATGACCTTTCAAATACCGCAATGAAAGCCAGTAGGGAAATGCCCATAGCAACACAATAAGTGGTGTCCAGCTGTCCGAAAGTGAGGTTAGAACCCTCCGAAAACCACGTTTTTCCGAGCACCCAAAATTTTTCAAGCAACTCCAGAAGTCTTGGAGACACTGTCCGAAATGATCGTTCAGTCTCTGAAAGCATCAATTAAGTGTCGTTCAACAAGCACCCGTTTTTAATCCGGCCGGAGAACCTGCTGCTCCATCGCCGAAAGTGCCGACGTTTACCATGTCAGAATTCCGTTCCGGGGAAGAATCGTCTGTCTCCGACTGCTTCAATCGATTCGAGTGGGCACTGCTGCTGGGTCGTATTCCCCAAAACCAGTACGCAAACTATGCCAGAGTGCACTTGGGGGCGGAACTAAATAAGGCATTAAAATTCCTCGTAAGCCCCGACGATCCCGCAGAGACCACATATGAGGATTTACGCACCACACGCACTTCTTCGATTGCGCAAAGAATAAATTTGTCGAGAGTATCAAGTTTCGGTAAATCGTACAGCAAAAGGACGAATCCGTCGCCCAGTTCGTCTTACGCCTTAAGCAGGGTGCTGCTTGTTTTGATGTCAATGAAATACGCGTTTATATAATTTCCATGAGCTTTATTATTCGCGATCTTAACGATGGAGCGTACTTCTATAAACTGAACTGTACCGCTTTAATGAATCTGTCTCTGTCTCATAACAGTGTTGCCTGATCAAGTGATGAGGGATGTGCATAATAGAACATACTCTTCACTTTAAAAAATAAGATAgcgatatttataaaaaaaatcattacataAATTCAAATCAAAATCCTTAAACCTTTCAGGAATTCTTATTTCTCGTTTCGGTCCGGCTGCCCTAATAGAGGGAGCGTTTCCAATAGAGGCTTCGCTGCAAGTTGCATACCACGTTGCATGCTAGATGCTGGTACTGACAGCGGTGACAATGGTGTCTCAGCAGGCGACGATTTTTCTGCATCATGAAATGTAGCTTGACAGTTGCCAGTAGTTGACGAAGAGTTTTCAGCAGGTACAGGATATTCAATAATCGGTTGCGAATTGGTTGGCGATAGGCGGACTGTTGGCGTGGATGGTTCTGTACGTGGTTTGATGTGAACCAAGCTTCGACGATGCTCCTTCCCGTTATCAGAAACTGTATATCGACGGTCGTTCATTCGGTTCGAATTTGTTCCGAGAGTCCATAGTTTTGAAGTCTCCGCGGTTAGTTGCACAAACACTGATGAACCGGTGTTTCGTTCAGGTAGGTTCCGAGTTTTCCTATCGTATTGGCCTCTGAAACTGATACAAATGTTCGGAATCAACTATATGTGGCTTTTCTTACTGAAATAGGAGTGTTTCCAAAGTTCAA
This sequence is a window from Topomyia yanbarensis strain Yona2022 unplaced genomic scaffold, ASM3024719v1 HiC_scaffold_5, whole genome shotgun sequence. Protein-coding genes within it:
- the LOC131695710 gene encoding fatty acid synthase-like, yielding MPSPKVLPVGSDESIVISGISGRFPQSDSMRELARNLYEKRDLVDDSEVRFKHTLPDVPRRAGKVNNLGKFDREFFGYDRRQRDTMDPQQRILLEHTYEAILDAGVNPESMRGSRTGVFCGLCFSETEVRMYYVSCPPDGLGVLGSAKSQLANRVSYTMDFRGPSMVMDTACSSSMYALDIAYRCIKNGECDAAIVMGSNLTMHPFITYQFALLGVLAKDGYCRPFDKNGSGYTRAEAVCSVFLQKAKDAKRIYGHLLHSKTNCDGFKSEGITYPSGVVQQQLLSEFYSEVGINPIKVNYVEAHSTGTMVGDPEECDALDKVYCTGRTGPLLVGSVKSSIGHSEASAGVCSIAKCIIALENGLIPPNINFNENKPSILSLVEGRLKVVAEVTPLPGPLVGINSFGFGGANAHALLFRNSKEKKRLGLPADELPRLVVWSGRTKEAVEVMLRDIAERPLDSEFIALLYNIQKQAIPGHRYRGYGIYRKNGEKSAILQESNIARIQLEPLPLVAIFGGINRRWRLELDELRQFVQVEATLAKCQGVLQTLKFDLFKKYTGREPILNSMVGTVVLQLAFVDLLNSIGVKFDFYGGHSVGQFTCAYLDRNLSLEQVIRVAFWHGLVYTESKAVSDCSVFVKINNKLDQVILKGMVKNASSGFGVIAVSNQTTFEQIRQLNSAGYVAEELAFIILSSEPPMEGSISNKLRQTMNSVLSRAVIPSSKWFNAKLPQTSSIFHTPKLHNAVCIVNLLDRIPRNAHVFELGSSQSCEKVLKILNYKSNYLPRGLDSSDAVSRLLSRIGHLHLTTQNLQVAKLYPTVEFPVSRGTTMISPLIRWDHREDAYVVRYGWDETSKSNILDFKIALTDEDYKYIVGHCIDGRVLFPATGYLQLVWDLLAHLSHCELLHFSIEFEDVQFLRATTIAKGQRVNLVVSYQAASGYFEILEGVTAVVTGYARSHDSSAKEEIIEEVSTATMMQTRDFYKELRLRGYHYSGLFKSVLETRVDGSEAKIEWKGSWVALMDCILQVGIVAVDTRSLMVPTAIEKVSICPKDHLQALKKDDQGREYFDVRCCTRTNVSVCGGVVISNPRVNIIGRRNPPGVPILETYQFIPYSSDCPVSSLEAVRMCVQLALENVPMLSVAVTEVHSDGLPVLSHLFGEAIADLPLVQSSLTLLTAKQMEVNNVVLKNEKLSDQTNSLFLISDNKLADASFLKDAKACLVDVGFLLIREAAKFDTNSFRPPSEFNLIATFRIDQEETFLLLQCSSRSLSETPAAIQVQMKEFNWLTELKKAVKFRPVILYAQNDSISGIIGLVNCIRKEPKLQNVRCVFVDDPKAPPFSLNDPFYQKQLNLGLAVNVFKHGKWGGYRHALLTSVRKTESVTNHCYANGLVKGDLSSMMWFTGPLNECSNRPNKVRVVYSALNFRDVMVATGRLSSDVLTSNRLDEECELGYEFAGVLEDGRRVMGIASSGGLATMVNCDPLLTYPVPDGWTMEEACTIPVVYGTVCIAFYMCIQIQKGKSVLIHAGSGGVGQAAIQVALAEGLNVFTTVSTEEKKQFLLKQFPELKKENIGNSRDISFEQMIKIRTNGKGVDYVLNSLAEEKLQASIRCLGKGGHFLEIGKYDMARNSKIAMSVMQKGLTFTSVMLDLMFNENRDYKLAYYQRMLRFLATGIVRPLSRTVFDAVDVEQAMRFLASGKHMGKVLLKIRENETDLDTLPIQYVPRVYCNPEHVHVVIGGLGGFGLELADWLIMRGCRRIVLSSSRGITKSYQEYRIRMWRTYGVQVLVCTANIASLDGCRVLLRKASELGTVSAIYNLAVQLRDAILDNQTPEMYGECFAPKAYATEYLDVVSRELCPQLKQFVVFSSVSCGRGNAGQSNYGMANSIMERIIERRHAQGLPAKAIQWGAIGEVGLVADMAEDRVDMEIGGTLQQRISSCLQELDRLLTCEQPIVASMVVAEKRVGGASKNIIEAVMNIMSIRELKSVSMESTLADIGMDSLMAVEIKQVLERDFELVLSPQELRTLTFSKLLKLDEERKQDELNKDSKENVEVVVGVQMLLRNLGDETNSDTTILRLPSSGVQDEGRPVLIIPGLEGVAGNVWCTIAEKLNTPVFILQLMSTLECDSIPAIVDCVVEELCNVFTGYDNYAIVGYSFGSLITVEVAKRLQARGMHGKLLLLDGAPKFMKLLALQQMGDNLEEFQRKLMFLIISFAIPNQPVEKILSILQTPSYDEGIEKLIELAKDQHVYSPNYTRKMAKALLRRIQMTAQLGLEEDQPLDMPITLVRPTDVSVADIESDYGLSNCTTGSITLHTIEGSHITMLENPALVEIINNFTL
- the LOC131695711 gene encoding sodium- and chloride-dependent glycine transporter 1, encoding MASVNPRGSWASKTEFILSCMGYAIGIGNVWRFPYLCYRSGGGAFLVPYLLMLFLCGIPLFFLEVCLGQFSGTGCVTVFNIVPLLKGAGLAIVVINFICTAYYNVIIAYPILFLWKSLRAQLPWENCQNPWNTPRCLELNGPDDLEVLMNNSMLAPSERMRTPADEFFHNDILQISDGIDSPGHIVRPLLVCDVIAWLVIFACLVNGVKSVGKVVYFTATFPFVILAVLFVRGMTLPGAMEGVRFYIMPKWNELSNLKVWADAAIQIFFSLGPGWGGIVNMASYNQFKNNTKFDAILIPIVNCGTSIFAGFVVFSVLGYLSHQTGLPVSTVATGGPGLAFVTYPEAIGMLPFPQLWACLFFVMLFLLGVDSMFVQIEAVLSSVVDVYPKLRIHKRWITFGTCFSMFLLSILFTTQGGMYLLQLFDWYAASISVILVCIVEIVAVAWIYGVHEYVRDIEFMIGKRIEWYWIVAWKYITPLILIFIFFTTIAYNTEITYNGVSYPRWAIVLGWASCSVSMVCIPGFAIYKLVRTKGSILERFKQNFVPNDWGPADELQRTIWRNHIEMIAGEIKDKCMQL